The following is a genomic window from Rutidosis leptorrhynchoides isolate AG116_Rl617_1_P2 chromosome 8, CSIRO_AGI_Rlap_v1, whole genome shotgun sequence.
ATGATCAAATAAGCGAAGAATGGTTCAGGTTTAACCTGAGGCTCCTATTAAGCTAGCTATTATTATGCTTTCTactattctaattctaattctaattctaataccgGCTTCTCTTTATTTGGCCTTCCTCTGTAAGAAGCGGTGTTTGCTCATCTTGGATAAGCTGCTCTTGTGCTCCCCCTCGTAGTTTCTCCAACCTTATTCCGTCCATTTGTAGCATCTTGACTACTTTAACCACATTTGTCAATCCCCCAAGGACTAACAACGAACATGCGACAATATTTATCCACACCCATGTATATGTCTGCACACACCATACAGCATTAGGCTCATTCTGACATGCATTCATACACTAAAAGGAAAAAGCTGGTAGCTTTTTAATTCTATTTATATTAGTCTGGCGAAACAAACATGACCCTTACCAACAAATGCAAACCATAATGATGATGATGCCCAACTTGCTCTTGGAAATTAACAATGGCTCCTGCCAAGAACAACAAGCTCCCCATCAAGAAAGGTATCTGGACACTGTGTTGCAAGATTTGAACATTCGTATTTGCACGCTCGTATATTTGGCATGAATTATGGATTGAACCGAGCACCCATAACATCGTGCCGGCAATAAGCAACTTTAGAGAATGAGTCTCAATCCTGTGATAACCAAATCCTCTATCTgcctacaaataaataaataagtgtaaAAATATTTCCTTTTTCATAAAATACTAGTttttgagctcgtgcgttgcacggctacTCAAAATCTGTTTAAagattagttatataaaaacataattTTTGTTTTCTCCATCGATCTTGGTTCACAATAATGACATATAAATGAATAACGATACAATAATGAATATGTATCGTAAGTGGTCTACTAATTCACAATAATGAATTACCCATAATAAAttgctcttatttttttttattaatttctttactctctaatattattattaatcatttataTAATGGATTTTAATCACAATCATTGAGAATTTGACAAGTGTAAATTCCACTTGTCATTAACCCCTGAAAAAATAGTTTTGTTGACAAGTAAGCTAAACAAATCtcttttttatataagtatatagatatagatagatatagatagatagatagatatgtaTCAACATTGGGTTATATATACACCCAAGTGGAAAGCCTTAACCGGATGTGTAGTAACATGTAAGCTCAAAGAGTTGTTCCCGTCCCTGTCAAGGGAGATGCCAACCATCTCTCCTTCTTACGAAAACATATATGTATCAACATGGGGTACTGTAATACATCAACTAATCATAGGATACCTTAATAACACTATCAAAATAAGAACGATAATTCACATGCTGACTATTGCTTTTTCATTCGAATcatcatcacaacaacaacaacaacaacaacaacaacaacaacaacaatacacaattccactaaagtggggtatgtgggaggttagatgtagactgtcctttcctctaccctaaagtaaaagggaagtcattcctccacccacggatacctatcggtccccaggtagaggaagtcgtccctcccctattctgtagagcagagaggctgcttcctagggacctccgaccaGAAAGAACCATGAAAACCGATATGTGAAGTAAAAAATAAACAAGTAAAGTTGATAAAATAGAAACTTCACCATGAATAATGTATACTCCAATACGATATGTAAAGGTAAATAAAACATATAACAATATAATGTAATATAGCATATAAGTAAAATAAGTGAGTGTCAAATAAGTAAGTATAACaagtcatgtaagtacaataagtatacgtAAACATGTTGGTAAGAAGCATGTAGGTATAATATGCAGTATAAAATAGATGGTATACTATGTAGGCATAGACAAATAAGTATACTATGTAAGCATAAAAACATGTGATATGTAAGTACATATAATTTAATTGTtatataatgtaatacaaacatataacCATATAGTGCAATAAAGCATATGAAAAAGCtacaataagtatagatatattatatatacgtaaagtcccatgaaaaaaaaaaaaaaaaaagacatatATGAAGTGCACACAAGTAAGTAGGtaagaaatataatataaatatataaaataaataaacaatATGTAGAACCTAgtcatctattctaattctactcctccacaaattcctatcagaagtcatgtcctcggtcaataagagctccttcatgtcaagcttcattctatcctccaacctacgtctgggtctaccccttctccttacgcccccaacaacgagggtctcgactctcctaaccggggctaaaagtgggcgcctcataACATGCCCGAACCATCTAAGTCGTCATTCCCTCAACTTGTTGGTTATATTCCCAACTTTcaagttctccctaaaaactccatttggaatcatatctagcatggtcttgccacacgtccacttaagcatcctcatttctgccacctccatcctcctctcttgggctttcgtcattggccaacactctgagccgtacaacatggccggtctgattgccaccttgaaaaatttccctttcaatttaagggataccttcttgtcgcacaacacccctttcgctgccctccacttcaaccatcctactcgtatacgatgcgtcacgtcctcatctatccttcccgatttgtgaagcatcgagcctaaatatctaaaggactcttgtggAGGTAAAATCTGATCCCCAATTCTGACATCCACTAAATCCTCTTGTTCTTCTTCGCTCGCcttgaaatcgcatctaaggtactccgatttaggtctgctaatccgtaggccatttgattctagtgcagtcctccattgctctagccttctgttaagctcatcctgggAATCCGAAACTAAAACAATATCGTCGGCGAATATTAGGCACCATGGGATGTCCTCTTGTATCCTCTTAGTTAGTTCgtctaggatcaaagcgaaaagatatgGGCTAAGTGCCGATCCCTGATGTAAACCTACCTCTACAGGGAAAAACTCTGTGTTTCCTACTGTCGTGCGTACGCGAGTCTTCGCCCCAtcgtacatatctctaatagttcttatatatctacttgggacacccctagcattaagagtcttccaaatcagctcGCGCGGGACACAGCCATAAGCCTTTTCTAGGTCTAAGaacgccatgtgtaggttcttttgcttttccctatacttctccataaggcttctaacgatgtgaattgcctccatcgaagagcgtcctggcatgaaaccgaattggttctccgaaacctttgtctcgcgtcggagcctcgtctcaatcactctctcccaaagcttcatagtatgactaagtaactttatgcctttgtaattactacatatttgtgcatctcccttgttcttgtaaatggggatgacctcactgagtctccattccataggcatatTCATCAAATACAAATATGTAAAAACAGTGTGTTTTTATGTATCACAAAATATAAAGAAGAATTGGTCCTGGTAGTGTGTACCTGAAGAAGGATAAGTAAAATAGCTATGAAAAACAAAAGGGTTCCCAATGCTTGTAGGGCCGGAACTGCAACTTCAACAAACAGAAGCTGAttatcatgctccatcaatctaaAACGGTAATCAATGCCAGCAAGATGTGCAAACAGATCATGTATATTTACCAATATCATTAACCCTAATCCGATCAATACTACCACTAAACCTGATTTAGGTTCCCTCGAGAACTGCGCTATAAAACcacataacaaaacaatcgtagaaaaTAAGTAAACTCCTGCGTTCGTATACTCTGCTCTTATACGACTACGCCGTGATCCGTATTTTCTAATTTCACGCGCCGTCGCTAGCTTCACCATTCCTTGTTTTGATACTCTACGATCTTTCCTTTAATTCAATTCTCAATCGATGAGTGAAAAGTCGGATTTAATTTACTTATTATTAGTTGTTGAAAAACTGAATAAAACAGAGGGTGAAAGAGTCATGGGTTACGTGGCATCCTGCATGAAGTTTTACTATGGAGCAAACATATCTGACACGTGAcagttccatatatatatatatattttttttttaactttggcAAAATTACCATTTGCTCTTTTAACCCTTTTCTAAATAAAGAAAGAAAGGAAATCTATACAAGTCAGACTTGACTtaaatttacatttacatttacaattTACAATTTACAATAAGTATATTAGCCAACACCAATGAATAGTACTCGGGTGATGTCATCACGACATCACCTATTTCGTCttttagtaatttttttttaattacgatTTTTCATTCCGATTATCTGGTCCAACGGAGTGGGCTACTCCGGACCTCCATCTAGTTAAATATAAAAGCACGTCTAAACTTAACTTAAATATAAACCCACTCACCCATCTAAATACAAGTGCTATGTGTTTTTGCCCGAACTAGATAGTGTAGTTAGACGATTTGTAACGGTCTAAAGTGACACCGTCACTTGGTGATGTGGTGGAAAAGAAAGGCCGGAATCCGGCGTAACAGGCCGGCACTTGTTGGCGTTTCTTTGGTGTCAGTTGGAAAGGGAGAAGAAACATATgtttcttgatttttttttatttttttattaatttaaaaatattatttttattccttttaatacttaacccaattatatttttacacatcatcacaatactcatAACCAATACCAAAAactaacaccaccactactccactaaAAAAAGAAACATGTTCTGGTCATCAACAAAGTACAAAATGCAAGAAACACGAGCAAGAAACGTCACCCACCGTTGCAAATGATCTTAACAATCATATTAGTGTTcacattagtatttttattatgattTCGGTTAGCGAGAATGATGTTATAACTTAACCATTCCAAATTAGTCCAAGTATTTGGGACCTGACATCCTCACAAGAGATTATAAGTTTGAATTTCTAGTGGGAAGGTTTGGGTAGTGGCCAGGGAAGTGGATTGACAACTAGGGAGTAATTTTGCCGACCTCGTAAATTAGAGTATGAAGTTAGATTAATCATCTTTCCGCGTAATTCGAAAGGGAAAAACCTTAACTTTTTTTTTACCTGTTTTTCtttttatctctctctctctctctctctctctctctcaaaatGTTATAGCATATACTTTATACGTAGACATATACGGTACACGAAACTTACTATAATCAAATTTTCCTTTACCGTACGATGAAATAATGACATATACACACACGTGTTACTTGGAACTACAGTATACATATGGTTGGTTTAAGCTCATAACTATGATACAGCTGGAGACCAGACGGATACACAAACTTATATATacccatgtatatatgtaaaaCAGGTCGAAAATGAAGTTGACCGATCGATGAGTCGCAAATTCACAGAAGATAATGACGTAAATACTCAACTCGAGCTGGATGTTTGAGCTTCATTAGAGCCTTAACTTCATGCTTTCTAACCATTTCCCTTGATATGCTCAAGTTGCCCGCAATTTCTCCTAGTGTTCTATTCCCTTTCCCATCAAGTCCATATCTTTGTCTGATCACCAAACTCTCCTTTGGTTTCAATGAATCCAACTGCACATGTACAATCATAGTCAATTTACTACTATTTAACCTAAATAAACCAATCCACTAATCAGGTGCAGCAGCtgaaaatctctataattaaaatTTACAACCCATATACTAACCAATGGATTGATTCAGGTCAAGGATTATCTTTAACTAACATGTCAAACAGGTAAATTTGGCCAGTTCTGACCCAACCCAAACTTTGCCTGTTTTGACCCAGACTCAGTCAGTTTGAACCATTACCCACCCTACCCATTTTACCACCTCTACATTTGGGCAGCATTGTACTTACAACATCATCAAGTGCAAGCCTTAGAAGAGCAGGTGGGCGTCTCTCATTGTCActaccataatcatcatcatctgcaAATGTGTTGATAAATTCTTCTTGCGTGACTGGATTTTTTCTGTTGAGAGAAAGAATGGGTCTCGATGCCTTTATTACTTCACGGTATCTCACAAGCGAAATTCCTGCTTTCTTTGATATCTCTTCTTCAGTGGGCGGTCTCATAAGGTCAAACCATAGCTTCTTTTTGGCCTTCTGTATTTCTATTCTGACCTGCATCATCAGAATTATatagtttttcactaatgaaacaaTGATCAAAATCCTTGGTTCTAGAAAAACTGGCACCATTAGCTTAATGCTATAGAGTGTTAACTACAGTTCAGAAGTATGTGAGAGAAAACATACGGATTCAAGGCCAAAAGGGACTTTAAAGAAACTGGAGAGTGTCATGGAGCGTATGATGGCATGTCGGATCCAAAATAGAGCATATGTTGACAGTTGTAGTTTTCTTCTAGGTTCAAATCGATCAATGGCTGTGATCAGACCTTTAACTCCCGCCTGACAGAAGTCTTGGAAGTTTCTACCATTTGCAAACTCTTGAAAATATTTGTTCATCACAAATAACACCAGTCGAAGATTATGCTGCATATACATCATGACAACACTCTTAGTTAGACTCATCTGATACCACCTATCATGTTCTTATTGTGCAGTATTTTTGGTGATACATTATATTCTTAAAGTCAAAGTAGGGTATAAATAAGAAAACGACTTATAGATTTATATAATTGACACAATGGAGAGACTGAGAATTAAGTCGTGATACCTTAATCAATTTGTTTCGGGCTGATTGACCAAGTCCCAGTTGTTTCCTCAATTGTGGAACATTCATGTTTGTTGCCTCTGCCAATTCTCCATCTGTTGGTTCTCTTTCCAAAACTTTTTGCAGATCCTCTTTAACCGCAAGGATTGCCTGTCGGAGCAAACAAACCACTAAGAAATGAATTTGAAAATAaaagtaattttattttattttatttttcagaaAACTTTGAATGCTCACCTTCATAGTTTGTAATAACTTAAATAACCGAGAATGTTCTGAAGACGAAAGAACAGGCGGGATCTTCATTTTCTTCCAATCTAAGCTGGCTAAATCCGCAGAAGCTGAGTTGTCTTTCATCAATCTGTTAGCCTTGACATCTTCACTGACCTTAACGTGCTTTCTCTTCTGATTTGGAGCAATAACCGCAACATCTTTATTATTTTTCAGGTGAATTCTATTTTCAAGGGTCAACCTGCGCAACCTCTTATGTTGGCTCCTCACAATATCAACCGTTTTTCTGCTTCCAGACTTGTCACTAGCATCAGATACCTTCTTCCTCACACGCGATACCTTTTTCACCCGGGTATCATGATACTCAGAATCAGAGTCGATAGCTGGAGGACTGAGCTTGTATAACCTATTGAGTTCAGCTGCAGCTTCCATATAATCCAGATCTAATGAACACGAGGGAGCTTCATCAGTAGATAAAGCCTGTACCCTTTCTAAAGGTTTTTTAGTCCTACTCCGTCGAAGTCTCTTTGGGCTTTTCTTAGATGTATCAACAGATAGATTGGAAGACGATTCTTTGGATGATACCAAGGCCGTGTTCTTGGTTTTGTCAGTAGTTTTGAATGCTACTATTGTTGCCCTCTTAGTTGGTAATGGGAGATCTGAAAATCTTGCACTCAATCTAAACGGAGTCCTAGCAACAGAGCTAGATACAGTCACAACTCCCATACCAACAAGTATCTCAGACAAAAATTGAACAAAATGA
Proteins encoded in this region:
- the LOC139862062 gene encoding uncharacterized protein, translating into MVKLATAREIRKYGSRRSRIRAEYTNAGVYLFSTIVLLCGFIAQFSREPKSGLVVVLIGLGLMILVNIHDLFAHLAGIDYRFRLMEHDNQLLFVEVAVPALQALGTLLFFIAILLILLQADRGFGYHRIETHSLKLLIAGTMLWVLGSIHNSCQIYERANTNVQILQHSVQIPFLMGSLLFLAGAIVNFQEQVGHHHHYGLHLLTYTWVWINIVACSLLVLGGLTNVVKVVKMLQMDGIRLEKLRGGAQEQLIQDEQTPLLTEEGQIKRSRY
- the LOC139861979 gene encoding RNA polymerase sigma factor sigE, chloroplastic/mitochondrial, translating into MGVVTVSSSVARTPFRLSARFSDLPLPTKRATIVAFKTTDKTKNTALVSSKESSSNLSVDTSKKSPKRLRRSRTKKPLERVQALSTDEAPSCSLDLDYMEAAAELNRLYKLSPPAIDSDSEYHDTRVKKVSRVRKKVSDASDKSGSRKTVDIVRSQHKRLRRLTLENRIHLKNNKDVAVIAPNQKRKHVKVSEDVKANRLMKDNSASADLASLDWKKMKIPPVLSSSEHSRLFKLLQTMKAILAVKEDLQKVLEREPTDGELAEATNMNVPQLRKQLGLGQSARNKLIKHNLRLVLFVMNKYFQEFANGRNFQDFCQAGVKGLITAIDRFEPRRKLQLSTYALFWIRHAIIRSMTLSSFFKVPFGLESVRIEIQKAKKKLWFDLMRPPTEEEISKKAGISLVRYREVIKASRPILSLNRKNPVTQEEFINTFADDDDYGSDNERRPPALLRLALDDVLDSLKPKESLVIRQRYGLDGKGNRTLGEIAGNLSISREMVRKHEVKALMKLKHPARVEYLRHYLL